The window CCCCAGACGCACTCATGCCACGGCGACCGTGGCGGGAGTGCACAGTTGGGTGAAGCGGTTGAGCAGCGCCGCGCGCACATGCAGCTCCACGACCTGACGCGCGAAGCTGCGGGCCATCACCCGCTCGCCCAGGCGCTTGAAGCAGTGCATCTTGGTCTCCACCAGGCTACGCCGGTGGTAGCCGCTCCAGCACTTCCAGATCGTGCGGCCCAGGCGCTTGCATGCCGCTACGGCCGCGTTGCGCACTTGCGCCCCCACCCCCGCGCCCTTCCAGACTTGCGCGTTCTTGCGCGGCGGGATCACCGCCATCGCGCCCCGCTCGGCAATCGCGGCATGGCAGCCCTTGGTGTCGTAGGCGCCGTCAGCGCTCACGTTGGCCAGCGCTTCGTCCGCAGGAATCTGCTTGAGCAGCTCGGCCAGCATGGGCGCATCGCCCACAGTGTTGTCCGTCACCTCGATGGCCCGGATCTCCAGCGTCTGCTCGTCGATGCCCAGGTGAACCTTGCGCCACTGCCGCCTGTACTCGGCACCGTGCTTCTTGCGCTTCCATTCTCCTTCGCCGACGAACTTGATGCCGGTGCTATCCACCAGCAGGTTCAACGGCGCGCTGCTGGGCCGGTAGCTCAGCTGCACTTGCAGCCGGGCCTGTCGCCGACACACGGTGCTGAAGTCAGGCACCGGCCAGTCGAGTTGGGCGAGTTGCAGCAGGCTTTGCACCAGGCCCAGGCTTTGCCGCAGCGGCAGACCAAACAGGCATTTGACGCTCAGGCAGAACTGGATCGCTGCGTCCGAGAAGATCGGCTGGCAACCTCGTTTGCCGGTGGGCTCGGCCAGCCATCGCATGTCCCGATCCAGCCACACCGTCAGCGAGCCCCGCGCCTTCAGTGCAGTGTTGTAGCTCGCCCAGTTCGTCGTCTTGTACTTGCCCTGCTTCGGCTTGTCTTGCTCCATCAGCTCAGCCTACCAGCGCGGGGCGGGCGCTTGGTGCAACAAAGCCGGTCGTACTTGAAATGAGCTGGAACGGAATGACAGTTGACTCTCCCACAAGGACAAGGTTTAGAGTTTGAATTTCCAAAATCAAGGAGTTTCCATGATCGAATTCGAAGTCAAGAACATGAGCTGCGGCCACTGTGTCGGCAACGTAACCAAAACCGTCAAACAGATCGACCCTGGTGCATTGGTTGAGGTCGACTTACCCACCAAAAAGGTCAGCGTTCAGTCCGCAGCAGATCGCACCACGTTTGCGTAGGCGCTGACAGAAGCGGGTTATCCGACAATCTGGGCACATTTTCGGATCGCTGACTCAGCGCATGTTTCCAGTGTGCCCCAGGGAGTACCGGCCGGGTTGAGGCCAGACTGTCAGTCCATGTGGCTCTTTGCCCACGTTCACCTTGTCGACCGAACCGGTGGAGGTCTGAAATCGGTACACCACGTTGTCGTAACGGCCCGATAGCCAAAGGTATTTTCCGTCTGCGCTCACATTGCCCATGTCGGGACTCCCACCGCCAGGCACCTTCCAAGTCGCCAGCACTTCGCGCTTGGCAAAGTCGACGACCGACACACTGCCTTTGCCACCTGGCTTTCCACGAATTCGGTTGGTGCCTCGGTTGGCAACATAGAGGTGCTTGCCATCGCGACTGGGATAAAGGCCGTGTGCACCGACCCCCGTGGTG of the Rhodoferax koreense genome contains:
- a CDS encoding IS5 family transposase: MEQDKPKQGKYKTTNWASYNTALKARGSLTVWLDRDMRWLAEPTGKRGCQPIFSDAAIQFCLSVKCLFGLPLRQSLGLVQSLLQLAQLDWPVPDFSTVCRRQARLQVQLSYRPSSAPLNLLVDSTGIKFVGEGEWKRKKHGAEYRRQWRKVHLGIDEQTLEIRAIEVTDNTVGDAPMLAELLKQIPADEALANVSADGAYDTKGCHAAIAERGAMAVIPPRKNAQVWKGAGVGAQVRNAAVAACKRLGRTIWKCWSGYHRRSLVETKMHCFKRLGERVMARSFARQVVELHVRAALLNRFTQLCTPATVAVA
- a CDS encoding heavy-metal-associated domain-containing protein, which gives rise to MIEFEVKNMSCGHCVGNVTKTVKQIDPGALVEVDLPTKKVSVQSAADRTTFA